Genomic window (Acidobacteriota bacterium):
CAGTAGGCTGCGATCCCCTTGGCGTTGAGTGGGGAGGGTGGAGCCGGCGTGATCGGAACGGGCACTGTGCCGTCGCCGGCCAGCCATGATCGGTCACCCCGTTCGATGCGGATCGCGAAACGCTGAGTGACATCGTGCCGATCGCGAAAGATCCCGACGCGGCGTCCGGCGCTGGGTGGAATCGCGTCAACCAGTTCGATCGGCTCGAATCGCGTGACGTTGGTTCCGGACTTGCAGAACGTCCGGAGGACCGAAAGGGGGTCGGGGCCTTCGACGCGTGTCACGTTTCCGAACGAGTCGGTGACCACGTGAACGCGGTCATCGGGAAGTTCGATATCGTCGAGCTGTTTCCTTGCGAGTTCTTCGGCCTCTGCGATGGCAGCAGCTCGACGCGCTTCGCGTCCGTTCTCGAACAGCGAATCCTCGACGGACATACGCCAGTTCTTGTAGCCGTAGGCGGCCAGTGCCAACAGGGCGATGACCCAGACACCCAGCATCAGCTGATTTCGCACCATGCGGAACGCGACGTCCTCATTCTTGGGAACGACCAACTCGTCCGACGACTGACGGCGTCGGCGGGCTTCCGCCAGAGAGAGACGATTGTCCGCGACGTCGCCGGCGAGTTCTCGTGTGAGCGAGTGACGTCGGGCGAGACGGTGGACGAGTGCCACACGGCTCCCGCGAGCCTTCGCCTGCTCAACCGTAAGGTCACCGTTCATGACGGCGGGTTCGAAATCGGAGTCGTAGTTCTTGGGGTCGCTGTGGGTCGGTGTCTCGGTGATCGTGGGCGGTTCTTCGACCACTGCCATCGCGGCATCGATGGCGTTCGTGACCTCTTCTGCGACGTCCGAGGATTCGGCAGGGGCGTCGGGAACGGCCCCTGCGATCTGGCGTCGATGTTCCTTGGCGTCATCCAGTTCCATGACGCCGAGAAGCACGGAGTAGGCACTCGGAAGGTCGATGCCGTTGAACTCGGCGAACTGTTGCGCGCGCTCATACTGTTCCGTCTCTTCGACACCCAGTTCACCGACGTTGAAGAGGTTGTAGTCCAGCCCGCACGATTTGCACTCGACCGTCGAGGCCGCCTCACCGGGGACCAGTGACTGGACCCACGTCGATGAGAAACAACCTGCACAACGGATGTACATGCCCGTCCCCTTGAAGATCGCACTCGACGGGTCTTACCCCGCCACGTTTCCCAACCCCATCAAATCTAGGGTCCTCGACCGGCAACGGTCAAACCGACGAAATATCATGGAAAGTTGACCGAATACCGGTTCTGGACCTAGTGTGGAACCCATGTCCCGGGGGTCCATAAAATCGGCAGGATCGTGGGTCGCATTGGCGGCGCTGGTCCTGGTCTCCTTCGGCGTCAGCCTCAGCGGTGAGTTCGTCTGGGACGACCGTCCACTGATCGCCGAGAACGGTCTGGTGAAGGATCCCTCCCGAGCGCTTGAGATCGTCAGCAAGAGTTTCTGGGAGACCGACGACCGACACGACCGGTTTCGCGCCTTCTTCCGACCGGCGGTGGGACTGACCTATGCGTTGGACCACGGCGTTTGGGGCGACAATCCGATCGGGTACCGCCTTACCAACCTCCTGATCCATTTTCTTTGCTGCGGACTGGTCTTCGGCATCGCGAAACGGGAGGGGCTGGGCGAACTGAGCTCGTTCATCGCCGGCGCCCTCTTCGCAGTCCATCCGGTTCATGTTGAGAACGTGGCGTGGATTTCCGGGCGAACGGATCTGCTCGGTGGGCTGTTCCTGCTAGCGGCGTTTTCGGTCTATCTCCACGCCGAGAACTGGCCACGGGCTGGTCGCGGGTTGCTGGCCGCGCTGCTGTTCCTGGTCGCGCTGTTCTCGAAAGAGATGGCGATCATGCTGCCCGCGCTCGTGGCGCTTCATGTTTACCTGAAAGACACGTCGAAGCGACGTCGAGTTTTCCGCGCGCTGTCGGCGGCCCTCCCCTTCGTCCCGGCAGCGGCCCTCTATTTCCTGGCGCGCATGCGGGTCCTGGGCGACGGCGGGCAGGCCCTGTTCACGCTGGATCCGTTGAGCTGGCTTGCGACCGCCTGGTTTGTCTTCGCCCGCTATTGCATGCTCCTGATCGTTCCCTTCCCGCTGGATGCCCATTACCCGGATCCTGCGGTCACAAGCCTGTTTTCCGCGCGCGCACTGTTGGGTCTGGTCTTTATCGCCATCGTCGCGGCGGTTGTGATTTACAGCCGTCGACGGTCCCGTCGGGTGACGTTCTGGATCCTGTGGATCGTCGTGAGTCAGGCACCGGTCTACGCGTTCGGTCGTTTCGGCGACGTGTTACTGGCGGATCGCTTCCTGTACATCCCGTCCGTGGGATTGGCGATCTTGACCGGTGTCGCGATCCAGGCGGCAGTCGATCTTGGCATCGCGCGGCTGCGCCGTGTGGCGCTGGCGGTCGTCACCGTTATCCTGCTGTTGTTTACTGCGCAGAGTGCGTCAAGGAGTCGTGTCTGGCGATCGGACACTCTGCTCTTCGAGAACATGCTGAAGACGTCGCCCAATTCGGCGCTGGTGCGCAACAACCTCGGCCTGGCCAGGTATCGCGACGGCCGTCAGCAGGAGGCGACCCGTGAATTTGAACGGGCCGTGCAGTTGAGTCCCGGCTTCGCTCTGGCCCATAACAATCTCGCGGCAGCCTACGAGACGCACGGTAGACGGCAGGCTGCGATGCGTCACTACCGGAGTGCGCTGGAGGCCGCCCCCGAGTTGCTCGAGGCCCGCTCCAATGCCGGTCATCTCGAGTTCGAGTTGGGTTTGCGGCGTCAGGGCCTCCGCCGGCTCGAGGCGTTGGTCGAGTCGGCGCCCAGATACGTGAAGGGTGTCTACGCGCTTGCGGACGTGCTGGCCCGGAGTGGGCGGATCGACGAATCGCTGGAGCGCGTCGAGCAGGCCCTCAAACTCGACCGCAATCACGCTCCCGCCTACTACCTCAAGGGTAAGTTGCTTCACGAGCGGGGAGAGTCAGGCGACGCCGCTGCCGCGATGCGGGAGTTCCTGCGACTCTCTCCCGGCGAGGGGCCGCATGCCGACGCCGCACGTCGTGTGATAGACGAAGCGTCAGTGCTGTCGGAATGAGACGATGTCCAGAGGCCGCGCCGCCTGCAGGTTGGCAAAGGCGTCACTGCAGTAGGCCGTCGTCAACCCGCCACCACCGCTGGTGTCGAAGGAAGCCTGGGCCATGCCGTCGTCCGAACTGGGCTTGATACCATCGTCGCCCGAACAGTCGTCGCCGGTAAACAGACTGAGGTCCGGTCCCGAGACGTTGGCCACGACCACGCCACCCAGCATGTCGCCGTTGCCGCCGCCCGTGCGGATGTACTGACCGGTTCCGATGATGAAGATGGCGCCGGTCCAGTCGGCCATGCCGTCGAACTCGAACGTTCCGGAAACAAACAGCAGTCCGGCGCCGCTGAAGTTGCCGGAGATCTCGTAGTTATCGTCAATGAAGACAATCTTCGGATTCCCGGGAGTCCCGAGATCCGAGAGCGGCGTCGTCGAATCGCCGACCAGGTCGGCGGCATCTCTGACCTGTCGCGCAAAGTCGACGGTCCGGTCGCAGTCGGTCCAGAGAGAGTCGACGCCCAGGGGAACCAGGTCGGAGACCGTATCGGTTCCGACGACATTGCCGTAGTCCGTCGCGTAGTTGTTCGGTTTGCTCACGCCCGCCTCGGCGCTGGTTTTTGACGTGCCGCCGATGACACCGACCACCGGGACCGATGCGCCCGGAACGCCATTCGGGCAATGGGCACCGCTGTCGTCGCCGAGATAGGCCTTGGCGTTGCTGTTGCCACCCTGAAACTGGGCGTTGGGTCCAAGGATCGTGATGGTCGCCGGGAGGGACGGGAACAGCTCATTGAATTCGACCACCGCTTCCACCACCTCGAACGAACGATCGGGACCGGCGGCGATCCCAGAGATCATCAATCGATCGTTGGTGTCGATGAGCGGGTTCAGAGCGTTGTCGACCGGGTCATTGGTGAGGAACGCGACATACCAGCCGTCGTCGAAGGCGGTACTGGAGCGGATCGGGACGTCGTCACCGTAGCCGGTGAACCCGGTGACGTTGCCGGCAGAGTCGTAGACCGCACGTACCCGGGTGGGGTCGAAGTCGAAGGAGCCATTTCCGAGAAGCCCTCCGGACGCCGAGACCAACTCCTCGTTGTAGCTCTTCGGGTTCGCAGAGAAGCGGTTGTCATTGGCCACGGTGGCTCGGCCGTCCTCGAGTCCGGCCTCGGAGACGTAGTAGACCCGCTTCGAGCGAGTGTCGGCCTGAGCGAGTTGCGTCTCATTCCGGGTTAGGAAGAGCAGCGCAACGCCGAGCGTTGTGACCATAGCGAGCACGAAAATCGCGACGACCATGCTCGAGCCGCGCTCAGGCTGCCGCTGCGAACGGAGTCGTTGCGACGCATTCATCTGGGGCCTCTATCTCCGGTCAATACTGGCGGAATTCCAGAATGTCGTAGGGCGGAATCGGCATCGACGCTTCGATGTCGACGGAGCAGTAGACCGTGTCGCTGTTGCCACCGCCGGCGTCATCGTAGTGAACGGAGTCGAAGCCACCGTCGCCGCCGGTGCAGTCGTCGGCGTTGCCGAAGATATTGTCGGGGCCCGCGATGTCGGCCACGATCGTGGAGCCGGACTTCTCTCCATTGCCGCCGCCGTAGGCGACCATCCTCCCCTCGCCAACGACGAAGATCAAGCCATTCCAGGTGGCCTGACCGTGCAAGTTCAGCTGGCCGGTGACGAACAGAAGTCCGTCCTGGACTCCTGGTCCGATGGTCCAGTCGCCGTCGATGAAGACCACCCGATCCGGTGACGACGCCGGCCACGCGCAGGCCGCCGGTGGCGTGCAGACCACATCGGCACTCTCGCGGACAAGGTCGACGTACTCCAGGAGGTTGGTGCAAACGTTCCAAGCTGGATCGATGTCGGCGCCGTAGACTCCCAGGGCGGGTTCGCTGGACCAGTCGGTCAGGTCCGCAAAGGTGTCACTATCCGGCAGACCGTTGGCCTCGTAGTCTGGGTTGGTGTGCATTCCCGCTTCGCCAGACGCTTCGGCGGAAGCGCCGATCGCTCCCAGCGCCGGTACGTAATAGCCGGGCACGCCAGTACCGTCGCAGTCGTCACCGACATACCGTTTGGCCGAGGAGTCACCACTGTCGAAAAACGGCGTCGGCCCGAGCAGCGTCACGGCCGCCGGCGGGGTCGGTGGCAACAGGTCGCGAATCTCGATGATCGCCTGAACGACTTCGAACGATCCGTCGGGGCCGGCGCCGACACCGGTCAGCACGACCCGTTCGTTCGTATCCAGGAGGGGGTCTATCGCTTCGTCGACGATATCGTTGGTCAGGAACGCGACGAAATATCCGTCTCCAAAGGCAACGGGCCCGATCAGCGGTTGGTCCGCTCCGTAGGTGAACCCATTGACGTCGCCGTCGGATCCGTAGGTCGCGGAAATCGTTAAGACGCTGAAATCAAACGTCCCGTCGTCGGCCGCGGCGGCCAGGTCGTCGTCGAAACTTTCGCCCTCGTTCGTGTTGTACAGCGTCATCCGGCCCGCCTCCAGGCCGGCCTCCGCAATATAGAACGACGCCTTGCTGTTGGTGTCGGCTCCACTCATGCGAACTTCGTTCTGGCTGACAAACAACAAGGCTGAACCGATCGTCGTCAGTAGAACGAGAACAAAGATGGCCATGACCAACGCGGATCCGCGCTCGTCAATGCTGCCGTCTTGTTTCCTGGGCAGGATGCGTTTGATGGTATTTGGCATTAGATGTTCTTTCTCAGGACGACGTCGCTGCTTACGGTGTAACGGATCAGATCGCCCGATATGGGATCAGGCACAGGGGATACGGCGGTTACCTGGATCGTGACCATGGTCGGAGCGGTGACCGAGTCCGGTGTGAACATCGGTTCAATCGTGCCGTCACCATTGGCGTCGTTGCTGATGTTGACCGCGACGGTGTTGAACGGCGTCAGGACATCGTTGTCTCGTCGCCACACGATCGCGCCGGCGCTGGCATCGTGACGGATGAACACCTGTTCGTCGGCCTCGTCGGTATCTCCGTCGGCCGTCAGGTCGGCGAAGATCTCGATCTCGCTGTCGTCATCGGAGAGGTCGGCATCCAGGGTCAAGGTACCCACGCTGATGTCGTTACTCGGATTCCAACCGGCGCTACGCATGCGCTGTACCAGAAGCGATAGGCAGTTTCGTGCGTTGGCCTGCACCTCAGCCGTCATCTGCTGCTGCTTGTTGATCCGGGAGTTCTGGACCAACAGACTGGCGAGACCGCTCATGGCCATCGACAGAACCGCGAGGCTGATAAGCATCTCGAGCATGGTGAAGCCGGATTCGCCTTTTCTGGGGAGTCTCATCATCAGCCTCCTCGTACCGTGGCGAGTTGTACCTGCTTGTTACGTCCGACCCGTCGCCCGACCGCAGTGGCGCGGACAACGATGGTCTTGGTGCCGACGGGGGTGATATTGTCGCGAACGGCCCAGCGGACGATGTATTCCGGATCGCTGCTGTCAAAGTAGCCCGTCACGTTGGTGCTGAGGCTCCCGCCGGCCACATGGATCGTATAGTCCTGAGAGCGGAGGATCTCCATGCGCTCGACGGCGAGGGCGCCGGCTCTTCCGAAGTCCGCACCCACCGCATTTCCCTGGATGGCGTAGACGAACATCGGAGCGGCTGCCAGCACGCCGATCCCGATCAGGAACAGTGCGACCAGGACCTCGACCAGCGAGAAGCCTTCCTGCTTGGAAATGGTTCTAACCACCGACATGCCACGCTCCATTACTCCACTTCTCGACCTGAATGCCACCGGCATCGAAGACCGAGACTTTTCCGTACTCGTCACCGCCAAAGACCATCACGGCGCCACCGGCACCGGTGCCGACCGTGCCGTCGGACGAGAAGATGCATTGGTATTCGTCGCTGCCACCGATCTGCGAGAGCGTGACGGCGGCCCCGACTTGCGGGTTGGCGAAATCGATGGAATCGGAGATGGGGGCCAGGTAGAGGAGTTCGTCATCCACCGTCGAGGCGGTGGTCATGCCGTCCCAGACCGCCAGTTGGCGGTTGTCCGTGTCGATGACGAAGCGGACGTCCCGATTGCGACTGACCGCCTCGATGCGGGCCAACTGCAGGTAGGTCTGCACATCGAACGCGGTGGATCGCATGGTCTCCTTGGAAATCCAGGGGAGCGAATAGACGACTACAACAGAAACAACTAGGGCTGCTATCGCTACCACCACCATTATCTCGACTAATGTCATACCGGATTCTTTGGACATCACTATTCAGGCTCCTCTGAGTTTGAATGTATTCGCAGAAGAACCCCAATTCAAATACGTTTTTCGTAAAGCGGTGACAGCGAGTGTCGGTCAATCCAAACAGATTCAAATAGTCCTGACAATTCCTTGCCGCGAGACCCGAATAGGGACTCGAACTCCGGTGTATCCTAGGCATTCCGGGGCCCCAAATAGGACAAGAGGAGATTCCGTATGGAGCAGATGCACGTCGTGGACTATCGGATCTTTGGCGATGACATGCAGTTCGTCGAGGTCGAGCTGGACCCTCAGGAGGCGGCCATCGCCGAGGCCGGCGGCATGATGTACATGGATGACGGGATCGAGATGGAGACCATCTTCGGGGACGGCTCCAGCAAGACCACCGGCGTCCTCGGGTCTCTGCTGGGTGCGGGCAAACGGCTCCTGACCGGCGAGAGCCTGTTCATGACGGTCTTCGGCAATCAGGGCAGCGGCAAGCGGCGTGTGGCATTCGGCGCACCGTATCCCGGCAAGATCCTGCCGATCGCACTGCCCGATGTCGGCGGCACACTGATCGCGCAGAAGGACTCGTTCCTCTGCGCCGCCAAGGGTGTGGAGATCGGGATCGCCTTCCAGAAGAAGATCGGCGCCGGTCTGTTTGGCGGCGAGGGTTTCATCATGCAGCGCCTCGAAGGCGACGGGATGGTCTTCGTCCACGCCGGTGGAACGTTGTACGAACGCACCCTCCAGCCCGGCGAACGATTGCGAGTCGATACCGGTTGTATCGTCGGGTTCCAGCCGACGGTGGAGTACGACATCAAGTTCGTGGGGGGCATCAAGTCCGCGCTGTTTGGCGGCGAGGGACTGTTCTTCGCGACGCTGAAGGGTCCAGGGCGCGTCTGGCTTCAGTCTCTACCGTTCAGTCGACTGGCCGATCGGATCTTCGCGTCAGCGCCGAGTCGCGGCGGGAAGTCCAAGGGCGAGGGATCGATTCTGGGTGGGCTCGGTCGAATGATCGACGGGGACTAGGAAGGCTCTTCCATCGCCTGGAGGATCCGACTCGCGACACGCTCGCCGTCGACGATGCAGTCATTGACGGAGACACCACGGTAGGAACTTCCCGCCAGGTGCATTCCCGGTCGCTGGCTGAGTATCGTTTCCCATTCCGCGAGCCGCTTCTTGTGGCCCAGGGTGTATTGCGGGATCGCCTGCCGATGCCGATGGATCTGATTGAACACCGGTGCCGCCTCGATACCCATCGTCGTCATAATTTCTCGTCGAGCGATCCGAAGTAACTCGGCGTCGTCCAGATCGTGGGCCTCCGGGTCGTGGGCACCGCCGATCATCACCCGTAGTAGACAGCGTCCGTCATTGGCATGCTCGGGGAACACCTGGTCGGTCCAGATCGAACCCAGGATGCGAATGCCGGAGTTACGTGGAACAAGGAAGCCGAACCCCTGGGGTAGGTCTCCGATGGCCGAGCGGTGATAGCCGAGATGGATCACCACCATCGAGGCGTAAGGCACGGATGCCAGCCCGCTTGTCAGCTGGGGAAGGTCCTGGCCCAACAACCGGGACGTCACGGGGGCCGGCGTGGTGAGGGCCACGACGCCCGCTTCGATCGGGACGCCACTCTGCGGAACGATGCGATACCCCCGGGCACCGAGGCCGGCGACCGTATCCACCGCACTCTCGAGTTTCAGGGCCGGGCCGAGTCTTCGTTGAAGTCCCCGTGCGAGTTGTTCCATCCCCTGGCGAAAACTCCTCTGACGGGTCGGCGATTTCGATCCGCGGCGTCGAGCCATCGCCTTGATGATGCCCCCGTGTTCGATCTCCATCTCCTGCACCATCGGCAGACAGGCCGAGAGAGAGAGACGGCGGGTGTCTCCGGCAAAAACACCGGATACCATCGCATCGGCCAGAATCGTCGCGGCGTGTTTTCCGAATCGACGTCGAACGAACTCGTAGATCGATTCCTCGGTCCCGTGTCGGCGGGCCTTGATCAGAGGCTCGAGGAAAATCCTCAGCAACCCGGTCAGCGGCAAGACTCCCGAAGTCAACAACGCCGGAGGTTTTGAGGGAAGTTCACGCAGTCGACCGTTTCTGAAGATGTAACGTCGGGCGGACACGTCGTCGGCCACCAAGACGTCCTCGCCCAGCCCCAGGCGATCGACGAGTTCTAGTGTGGCCGGCGCATTGTCCAGGAATCCGCTGGGACCCCACTCGCAGAGATACCCGTCGACGATGTCACTGCGAAGATGTCCGCCGGCCCTGTCCGAGGCCTCCAGGCAGATGACGGATTCGCCGCGATTGCGTTTGGAAAATGCCTGCTGCAGCCGCTCGGTCAGCGTGAGACCGGTGATACCCGCTCCAATGACGACCACATCCGCCATGCTCACGAGCGTTCCGCAGTGGCGCGCACGGTCTCGACCACGGCCTCGACCGACTCGATCGGCGTGTCGGGGAGGATGCCATGGCCAAGATTGAAGATATGTCCGGGAAGGTCCCGTGCTTCTTCGAGGACGGCGGTCGTCCTTTCTCGGACGGCGGCAGGCGGTGCGAACAATGCGGTTGGATCCAGGTTCCCCTGGAGTGCGTGCCGGCGGCCGACGCGAGTTGAAGCCATGGAGAGCGGTGTCCGCCAGTCGATACCGAGTACATCGGCCCCCACCTCCGGGAGCCGCTCGAGCAAGTGGCAGCCATCCATCGCGAAGTAGGTCACGGGTACACCCCGCTCGCGGACTTTTTCAATCAGTCGCTTGACGTAGGGGATGCAGAACTCGCCGAACTCCCCCGGGGCAAGCAGGCCGGCCCAGGTATCGAACAACTGGATCGCCTGGGCGCCGGCATCGACCTGGGCCAGGAGGTAGACCTCCAGTGTTTCGGTGATGCGTTCCAGGAGGCGATGGGCCAGTGGAGAATCCGCGATCATGAGCGAACGTAGCGTGGCGAAGTTCTTCGAACCCTTACCTTCCACCATGTAAGCCGCAAGCGTGAACGGGGCACCGGCAAACCCGATGAGCGGCACCTTGAGTTCTCCGCGGAGGATGCGAATCGCTTCCATCACGTAGGCAAGGGACTCCCGCGGGTCGTCGTGTCTCAGTCGTTCGATATCGGCCGCGGTTCTCAATGGCCGTTCGATGACGGGTCCCGGCGAGAACGCGACGTCGATCCCCAGCGGTTCCGCGATGACGAGGATGTCCGAGAACAGGATCGCCGCATCGAAGCCAAACCGCTCGATGGGCTGCAGTGTGACCTTGGCGGCAAGTTCCGGGGTACGGCAGAGCGTCAGGAAATCGACTTCCTGCCGAACCGCACGGTATTCGGGCAGGTAGCGACCGGCCTGACGCATGATCCAGATAGGGGACCGTTCGACAGGCTCGCGCCGCGCGGCTCTCAGGTAGAGGTCGTTCATGGATATCAAGCCCCGTCTAGTCGGCCAGGATCATCTTGGCGATGGTGTTCAGTTGCATGAACGACGTACCTTCGTAGATCTTGCCGATCTTCGCGTCGCGGTAGAGTTTTTCCACGGGATACTCGGACGTGTAGCCGTAGCCGCCGAATATCTCCACGGCCATCGACGTGGCGCGTTCGGCTACCTCGCTCGAATAAAGCTTCGCCATCGCGGCTTCCTTGACGAAGGGGAGGTCGCGATCTCGCAGACGGGCGGCGTTGTAGACCATCAATCGGGCGGCCTCCAGTTCCGTCGCCGTCCGGGCCAGAGAGTGCTGAACCGCCTGGAACTCGCTGATCGTCTTGCCGAACTGCGAGCGTTCCTTCGAATAGCGACAGGCATGATCGAGAGCGGCCTGGGTGACGCCCAACATCTGGGCCCCGATTCCGATGCGTCCTTCATTAAGCGTCTCGATGGCGATCTTGTACCCCTTGCCCACCTCGCCCAGCACCCTGTCCTCCGGGATGGTGCAGTCCTGCAGGATCAGCTCACAGGTGCTGGACGCTCGGATGCCCAATTTCTTTTCGCGCTTGCCGACGGTAAAGCCGGCATCGTCGCGCTCGACGAGGAAGGCCGTGATTCCCCGGTAGCCCTTGGCGGGGTCGACGTTGGCGAAGACCAGGAACAGACGAGCCTCGGCGGCGTTCGTGATCCAAAGCTTCTGCCCGTTCAGTTTCCAGCCATCCGCGACGTTCTCGCCACGACAGGCCAGGGCGAATGCATCCGAGCCCGACCCCGCTTCGGACAGCGCGTACGCCGCGACATGGTCCGCAGCGATTTTCGGAAAGTAGTGCGCCTTCTGCGCGTCGGTTCCGTAGCGAGAGAGGGCGTTGTTGAACAACGTGTTCTGCACGTCGACCAGCACGCCGACGGCGGCGTCCGCGCGGGAGATCTCCTCTACGGCGAGACAGGACTGGAAGAACGTCCCGCCGGTTCCACCGTGTTCCTCCGGAACATCGATCGCCATCAGTCCCATCTCGAACAGATTGGGAAGCAGCCCATCGGCGTACTGACCGCTCTCGTCCATCCCGTGGGAGCCCGGGGCGATCTCGCCCATGGCAAAGTCGCGGATCGCATCCCGAAAGAGCTGCTCCTCTTCGGTGAGTTCGGTCAGGGCAGCAGGCAAATCTGGGTGATCGGACATCTCTAGCTCCATGGTCGCCTGGGGCGATATCGCCGGAATCACCCTCATTATGGTGGATTCGCTAGGTCTGTCCACGCCCCAAGATGAGCGCCCGAGTCGCTAGGGGAGTTGGAGCGCGGTGTCGGTTTCGCCCCCTTCTGTGACGGTGACGGTGGTGACCGCCTCGCCGACGACGACACGGTAGGTCCCGGCGGGAAGTCGCTCGATCCGTGCGACCCCGCTGGCATCCGTTGTCGGACTGGGTTCCATGAAGGTGCGCATCTGAAACCCGACGATCGACTCGAGCGGTTGCACCGTCACCAGCTGGGAACTGGCCGGCTCACCGGTCGCGGTCGTTACGGATAGACGAATCCGCCCGCCGCGACGAAGGGACACGACGATCTCCGGATCCTGATCCGTCGTCTGTGCCTCGACGCCCCGGGTCGTCGTGATCGCCCAGCCCGTCGCCCCGACGACAACGTCCAGCAAGCCGGCGGACGGGGATCCCAGCCGCACCCGCCCGTTGATATCCG
Coding sequences:
- a CDS encoding tetratricopeptide repeat protein, giving the protein MSRGSIKSAGSWVALAALVLVSFGVSLSGEFVWDDRPLIAENGLVKDPSRALEIVSKSFWETDDRHDRFRAFFRPAVGLTYALDHGVWGDNPIGYRLTNLLIHFLCCGLVFGIAKREGLGELSSFIAGALFAVHPVHVENVAWISGRTDLLGGLFLLAAFSVYLHAENWPRAGRGLLAALLFLVALFSKEMAIMLPALVALHVYLKDTSKRRRVFRALSAALPFVPAAALYFLARMRVLGDGGQALFTLDPLSWLATAWFVFARYCMLLIVPFPLDAHYPDPAVTSLFSARALLGLVFIAIVAAVVIYSRRRSRRVTFWILWIVVSQAPVYAFGRFGDVLLADRFLYIPSVGLAILTGVAIQAAVDLGIARLRRVALAVVTVILLLFTAQSASRSRVWRSDTLLFENMLKTSPNSALVRNNLGLARYRDGRQQEATREFERAVQLSPGFALAHNNLAAAYETHGRRQAAMRHYRSALEAAPELLEARSNAGHLEFELGLRRQGLRRLEALVESAPRYVKGVYALADVLARSGRIDESLERVEQALKLDRNHAPAYYLKGKLLHERGESGDAAAAMREFLRLSPGEGPHADAARRVIDEASVLSE
- a CDS encoding pilus assembly PilX N-terminal domain-containing protein; the encoded protein is MNASQRLRSQRQPERGSSMVVAIFVLAMVTTLGVALLFLTRNETQLAQADTRSKRVYYVSEAGLEDGRATVANDNRFSANPKSYNEELVSASGGLLGNGSFDFDPTRVRAVYDSAGNVTGFTGYGDDVPIRSSTAFDDGWYVAFLTNDPVDNALNPLIDTNDRLMISGIAAGPDRSFEVVEAVVEFNELFPSLPATITILGPNAQFQGGNSNAKAYLGDDSGAHCPNGVPGASVPVVGVIGGTSKTSAEAGVSKPNNYATDYGNVVGTDTVSDLVPLGVDSLWTDCDRTVDFARQVRDAADLVGDSTTPLSDLGTPGNPKIVFIDDNYEISGNFSGAGLLFVSGTFEFDGMADWTGAIFIIGTGQYIRTGGGNGDMLGGVVVANVSGPDLSLFTGDDCSGDDGIKPSSDDGMAQASFDTSGGGGLTTAYCSDAFANLQAARPLDIVSFRQH
- a CDS encoding pilus assembly PilX N-terminal domain-containing protein, giving the protein MPNTIKRILPRKQDGSIDERGSALVMAIFVLVLLTTIGSALLFVSQNEVRMSGADTNSKASFYIAEAGLEAGRMTLYNTNEGESFDDDLAAAADDGTFDFSVLTISATYGSDGDVNGFTYGADQPLIGPVAFGDGYFVAFLTNDIVDEAIDPLLDTNERVVLTGVGAGPDGSFEVVQAIIEIRDLLPPTPPAAVTLLGPTPFFDSGDSSAKRYVGDDCDGTGVPGYYVPALGAIGASAEASGEAGMHTNPDYEANGLPDSDTFADLTDWSSEPALGVYGADIDPAWNVCTNLLEYVDLVRESADVVCTPPAACAWPASSPDRVVFIDGDWTIGPGVQDGLLFVTGQLNLHGQATWNGLIFVVGEGRMVAYGGGNGEKSGSTIVADIAGPDNIFGNADDCTGGDGGFDSVHYDDAGGGNSDTVYCSVDIEASMPIPPYDILEFRQY
- a CDS encoding type II secretion system GspH family protein yields the protein MRLPRKGESGFTMLEMLISLAVLSMAMSGLASLLVQNSRINKQQQMTAEVQANARNCLSLLVQRMRSAGWNPSNDISVGTLTLDADLSDDDSEIEIFADLTADGDTDEADEQVFIRHDASAGAIVWRRDNDVLTPFNTVAVNISNDANGDGTIEPMFTPDSVTAPTMVTIQVTAVSPVPDPISGDLIRYTVSSDVVLRKNI
- a CDS encoding prepilin-type N-terminal cleavage/methylation domain-containing protein, translated to MSVVRTISKQEGFSLVEVLVALFLIGIGVLAAAPMFVYAIQGNAVGADFGRAGALAVERMEILRSQDYTIHVAGGSLSTNVTGYFDSSDPEYIVRWAVRDNITPVGTKTIVVRATAVGRRVGRNKQVQLATVRGG
- a CDS encoding GspH/FimT family pseudopilin, translating into MRSTAFDVQTYLQLARIEAVSRNRDVRFVIDTDNRQLAVWDGMTTASTVDDELLYLAPISDSIDFANPQVGAAVTLSQIGGSDEYQCIFSSDGTVGTGAGGAVMVFGGDEYGKVSVFDAGGIQVEKWSNGAWHVGG
- a CDS encoding TIGR00266 family protein, yielding MEQMHVVDYRIFGDDMQFVEVELDPQEAAIAEAGGMMYMDDGIEMETIFGDGSSKTTGVLGSLLGAGKRLLTGESLFMTVFGNQGSGKRRVAFGAPYPGKILPIALPDVGGTLIAQKDSFLCAAKGVEIGIAFQKKIGAGLFGGEGFIMQRLEGDGMVFVHAGGTLYERTLQPGERLRVDTGCIVGFQPTVEYDIKFVGGIKSALFGGEGLFFATLKGPGRVWLQSLPFSRLADRIFASAPSRGGKSKGEGSILGGLGRMIDGD
- the hemG gene encoding protoporphyrinogen oxidase → MADVVVIGAGITGLTLTERLQQAFSKRNRGESVICLEASDRAGGHLRSDIVDGYLCEWGPSGFLDNAPATLELVDRLGLGEDVLVADDVSARRYIFRNGRLRELPSKPPALLTSGVLPLTGLLRIFLEPLIKARRHGTEESIYEFVRRRFGKHAATILADAMVSGVFAGDTRRLSLSACLPMVQEMEIEHGGIIKAMARRRGSKSPTRQRSFRQGMEQLARGLQRRLGPALKLESAVDTVAGLGARGYRIVPQSGVPIEAGVVALTTPAPVTSRLLGQDLPQLTSGLASVPYASMVVIHLGYHRSAIGDLPQGFGFLVPRNSGIRILGSIWTDQVFPEHANDGRCLLRVMIGGAHDPEAHDLDDAELLRIARREIMTTMGIEAAPVFNQIHRHRQAIPQYTLGHKKRLAEWETILSQRPGMHLAGSSYRGVSVNDCIVDGERVASRILQAMEEPS
- the hemE gene encoding uroporphyrinogen decarboxylase, translating into MNDLYLRAARREPVERSPIWIMRQAGRYLPEYRAVRQEVDFLTLCRTPELAAKVTLQPIERFGFDAAILFSDILVIAEPLGIDVAFSPGPVIERPLRTAADIERLRHDDPRESLAYVMEAIRILRGELKVPLIGFAGAPFTLAAYMVEGKGSKNFATLRSLMIADSPLAHRLLERITETLEVYLLAQVDAGAQAIQLFDTWAGLLAPGEFGEFCIPYVKRLIEKVRERGVPVTYFAMDGCHLLERLPEVGADVLGIDWRTPLSMASTRVGRRHALQGNLDPTALFAPPAAVRERTTAVLEEARDLPGHIFNLGHGILPDTPIESVEAVVETVRATAERS